GTGCCTGACAATTGATATTCACACGGCTTACCAGATTTACAAAAGGATCAATGAGTTTCGCTACCTCATGTGGATCTTCGCTGAAAATGCTTACCTGCATTCCATGGGAAGCATTCACCTGATAATCTATAGGTTCTTCGATATCCTCAAATGGCACAACAGGAATCACAGGACCGAACTGTTCTTCATGATACAGCTTCATATCACTGTTCACAGGATATACTACTGCCGGAAATACAAAAGATTCTTCCGTATAGCCTCCGTCTTTATTCAAAACTGTGGCCCCTTTCGATAATGCATCATCAATACATTCTTTCAAATAAGGAGGTTTATTTACTTCCGGAAGTGGGGTAACCTTCACATCTTTTTCCCATGGCAATCCGGCTTTCAGCGCAGAAACAGCTTCGCTTAACTTTTTGGTAAATTCTCCTGCAATCTCTTTCTGAACAAAGATCAACTTTAGGGCTGTACAACGTTGTCCGTTAAAAGAAAGTGCTCCCAGAATACATTCGCTCACTGCCACATCAAGGTTTGCATTTTTAGTTACAATGGCTGCATTTTTAGCATCAAGACTTAAAATTGCTCTTAAACGGTTGACTTTTGGATGTAGTTTTTTCAGCCCGTTAGCCACTTTACTAGATCCGATAAATGCCAGTACATTGACCTTTCCGCTTTCCATAATTGGTGTGATAATTTCTGAACCTTTTCCATATAAAGTATTCACTGTTCCTTTTGGGAAAGCTTCTTTAAAGGCATTCAACAAAGGATAATGAGCCAACACACCATGTTTTGGAAGTTTAAACAAAATTGTATTTCCCATGATCAACGCTGGAATCAATGTAGTAAAGATCTCATTTAACGGATAATTGAATGGACCCATACTCAAGACTACTCCAAGCGGTGCTCTTCTGATTTGAGCAATGGTCCCTTCAGCCTCCTGAAAACGGGAAGATTCTCTATCCAGATCCTTAAGCGCATCTATTGTCTGGTTGATGTAATCTGCGGTACGGTCAAACTCCTTGGTAGAATCTGCCAGCGTTTTTCCGATCTCCCACATTAATAATTTAATGACCAGATCTCGCTGCTGTATCATCAGGTATACAAACTTCTGCATGCACTTGATTCTTCCCTCCACAGACATCGTGGGCCACTCACCAAGGCCATTATCATAGGCTTTTACACAGGCTTCAAGAACTTCCATCGCCTCATCAGGACCGATATTCGGAATGCTTCCCAATAGCTTCCTCTCCAATCCGTTTTCTGTTGGTATACACACGGGGGAATAAATATTTTGGGTATCTCCTTTCCACTCTACCAATTCACCATTGAGAAGATAAACTTTCTGATGGATTTCAGGAACCTTGAATTCTTCGGGAATTTCGGTTTCGCTTTTAAAAATATCTTGAAATGATGCACTGTTTACTGAACTCATATTTTTAGTATTTAATAATTTGAATCTGAATTTTTGAAGAATAAAGGTAGATGTAAAAATTGATTTTAAGAATAATGATTCAATAGATTTGCTCTATTTAAAAGCTATTTGAATGAAAATTAACTCAGCTAACTAAAAAAAAGAATAATTTTGCTAAAAATAAATTTCAATGTTTTCAAAAATAATTTTCAGTACATTATTTTTCTTATCAGCATGTGGTTTCGCTCAAAATACAAAAACAAGCAATACCGTTTTGATGAGAGGAACGCCTGTACGTACGTATTCTAAATTGCCAACAGTAAATAAACCGGCTCCGAAATTTACCCTTACAGACGTTGATATGAAGGAACAAACTTTAGATTCTTACAAAGGAAAATATGTGATTCTTAATATTTTCCCAAGTGTAGACACAGGAGTTTGCTCAGCATCTGTTCATCATTTCAATGAGGATGCTGCTAACCTGCCTAACACAGTGGTTCTTTGTATTTCTAAGGATCTGCCATTTGCCCAAAAGAGATTTTGTGGAGCAGAAGGAATCAAAAACGTGGTTATGCTTTCTGACTTCCGTTCTGATTTCGGATGGAACTATGGGGTAGAAATGATAGACTCTCCCATGAAAGGTCTTCTCAGCAGAGCTGTAGTAGTGATTGACCCATCAGGAAACATTATTTACGAAGAGCAGGTATCGGATATTTCCCAAGAACCTAATTATGAAGCGGCTATTAATGCTGTAAAGGGATAAATTTTTTTTTAAATAATTTAAAACCTCTGATAAAAGATCAGGGGTTTTTGTTTTTATCTTATTTGTTATATAAAGTTGGAAATCGCAAGAGCGTAAAGTTTTTTTTAATCTTGAAACATCTTTTTAAGGCACAAGAAAATCATTGATTTTAGGCAAGCGGGACTATAATTTATTTGCTCGCAGATATAACAGATTCCGCGGATTTTTTCCATAAACATCTGTTTAATCTCCAAAATCTGCGTGAGGTTTTAAAAGATATACTATTCAATTTTATCACAGATAAAATCGTTGTGCCTTAAAGCAACCTCTTTTTGAATACAAACAGAGATTTTTTAAAGTTTTAGGATTTTTTTGTAATGAAACAAAGATACTTTGAGGATAATCTTTTTTGAACTACGGGAAACCGTATTATTAATAAATAGAGACCTTATAAATTTGAAATACTAAAGTCTTTTAATAGCTTTTGAATAAAATTCATGTATTTAGAAACAAAATTATAAACTATGAGCTTAAAAATCAATGGTTTTCTTAACATTTCCTTTGGAGAAAACAAACAAAATGTAATTGAAAAAATTAAAGAGAAAAATGGAATTCTTGATTCAGAGAATAGTAATGATGATTCTTTAATTTTTGATAATCTAAAATTTGCAGGACGGGATACTATATTTATAGCTTTCCATTTTGTTCAAGATAAATTTTGCAGAGCAATGGTTTTTGTAAAAGCAAATTTAGAGAGTCGAACGGTAACTTTATATAAACAAATTAAAGAGGAAGTAAACGAAAAATATTACAAAACGGTAGATGATTTTGAAAATTATGAATATCCTTATGAACAAAATGACGGACATATTGAAACTGCAATCTCTTTAGGCAAAGCAAATTTTTCTAGCTATTGGGCTTTTAAAAATGATAAAAATAAAGAAAATGACTATATCTCTGCTAAAATTGATGAAAACTTTAATATTATCATTATTTATGAAAATGGTCAATTAATGACAGAGTTTGAAAACTATAAAAAGCAAAAAAATTATGAAGATTATTAAACATAAAACTTTGCTGTAATCGTAGAGCAAAGTTTTATGTTTAATAATGCAATTTAAAAAATCATATTAAACTTTTATCAATATTCCTCCATCTTTCAAAAGCAGATACTCCTGTCCCACTTCCTCCGAAACGTTTTTCAAATCATGACCATCAAATACCTGAGGGATATAAAATTTCTCATGCTCAAACAATCTATAGTGGATGGGAACCAGTTTTTTAGCATGTAATAAATGAGCTGCTGTAAAGGCTTCTTTCAGATTGAGGGAAGCGGGAACGGGACTATATTCCAATCCGATGACTTCAAAATTAACAACGACTCCGTTCACCGGCATAAATGCATAATCTATGTTTGGGTTTTCTTTTCCAAGCTTCCAGAATTGGTTGTGCCAGATGGTATCTCCGCCATGAAAGATTTTTGTAGTTGGGTCTTCCACAATCCATGAGGACTGAATTTCTCCCACTCCATCCATTGCAAATACGGGTTTAAAGGTAATATTTCCGTCTGTGAACGTTTCATCCAGATTTAATACAATCATTTGAACATCATCAATAAGTTTTCTTACAAAGGGCTCTAATCCCGAGTAGACAATCAATTTTCCATCCTTTTTTAAGCATTTTCTGATGACATTTTTGTCAAAATGGTCCAAATGTAAATGGGTAAACAGGATGTAATCTGCCTGTATATGATCTGAGAATTTCAGCAATTCTTCTACAGCATCTCCCAAGACGGGTTTATAGTAGGAAAAATCTTCTACGGCATCTATCAGGATAGTTTTGTTTTGGGAAACAAGCTTTATGCCTGCCCAGTTTAACTTTTGTATTTCCATATTTCTTTTTTCACAAAGGAAAAGACTTACGGAAGGCTAAACAATAAACAAAAGTTAATTAATTCTCTTTCGGATCCTGCTTAATGAAATAGGAGTAATCCCAATGTAGGAAGCCAGATATTTTAATGGAATGTTTTGAATGTAGTGAGGTTTATTTTCCAGCAGATATTCGTAGAGATTCTGTGGGGTGTTTTTCAGCAGGAGCATTTCCCGCTTCATGGCAGCATTCAGTTTTCTGCTCAGATAATAGTTTTGTACGAAGCGACATTGAGGATTAATGATAAACATTTCTTTGACCTCATCCAGGGTAATTTCCCATGCCAGTCCTTTATTGATCGATTCATAAATAGCATCAGATCCTTTTTCTTCCACGGTAAAAATATCGCCGGGAAAGTAAAACTCTGCACAAACTTCTGTATCTATTTCTGATGTGCTATTGATATAATATTTTCGGACAAGCCCATCTTCTACAAGATAGGCTTTGTTGTCCGAGAATTTATTTTTTCTTGAAAATTCAACTTCAGCAAATTTTTCCCAAACGGGATCACCATCCTCTACATTAAGGTGTGAAAACAGTGTTTTATTAATACTTGCCAATGCTGAATCAATTATAATTTACAGTAAATTTTCATCTACAAGGTTCGGAAGGGTAACCTTTAGATTAGGTTCAACCTCCATTGCTCTTTTAATAGCGAAGATAGCCCCTTCATTTCTTGCCCAGCTTCTTCTGGAGATTCCGTTGTTCACGTCCCAGAAAAGCATAGACTTTAATCTTCTGTCTGCATCATCACTTCCGTCCAATAGCATTCCGAAGCCTCCGTTGATTACTTCTCCCCAACCGACTCCACCACCATTGTGAATCGAAACCCAGGTTGCCCCGCGAAAACTGTCACCAATAACATTGTGAATGGCCATATCTGCAGTAAATCTGGAACCGTCATAGATATTGGAAGTTTCTCTGTAAGGAGAATCTGTTCCTGAAACATCATGGTGATCTCTACCCAGTACTACAGGTCCTATTTCGCCATTTTTAATAGCCTTATTGAATGCTTCTGCAATCTTCATTCTTCCTTCTGCATCTGCATAAAGGATTCTTGCCTGAGAGCCTACAACCAGTTTATTTTCCTGCGCTCCTTTGATCCACTGAATATTATCCTTCATTTGCTGTTGGATTTCTTCAGGGGAGTTTTTAATCATTTCCTCTAATACTGTACATGCAATATTATCCGTCTTTTGTAAGTCTTCAGGATTTCCACTTGCACATACCCAACGGAATGGTCCAAAACCATAATCAAAACACATAGGTCCCATGATATCCTGAACATAGCTAGGATATTTGAATTCTCTTCCTAATGTCGGGTTTTCTGACATTACATCTGCTCCTGCTCTGGAAGCCTCCAATAGGAAAGCATTTCCGTAATCGAAGAAGTATGTTCCTTTTTGGGTGTGTTTATTGATTGCAGCAGCGTGTCTTCTTAATGTTTCCTGAACTTTTTCCTTGAATAATTCAGGGTTTTCGGCCATCATTGCATTAGATTCCTCGAAGCTTTGACCTGCCGGATAATATCCACCTGCCCAAGGGTTGTGAAGAGAGGTCTGATCTGAACCGATATCAATTCTTAAATCTTCCTGATCAAATTTCTCCCAAACTTCAACAATATTTCCAAGGTAGGCCAGGGAAACAGTTTCTTTATTTTGTTGCGCTTCTCTTACTCTTTTTACTAATTCATCAAGATTCTCATGGATTTCATTGACCCATTTCTGTTCGTGACGGATTTTCGTGATTTTCGGATTTACTTCCGCACATACGGTAACGCATCCTGCAATATTTCCTGCTTTAGGCTGAGCTCCACTCATTCCTCCAAGACCGGAAGTCACGAAAAGACCTCCTTTTGGTTCTTTATTGATCTTTCTGAACGCATTTAAAACCGTAATGGTAGTTCCATGAACAATTCCCTGAGGGCCTATATACATGTAACTTCCCGCCGTCATTTGTCCATATTGAGTCACTCCAAGTGCATTGAATTTCTCCCAGTCATCCGGTTTTGAATAATTTGGAATCATCATCCCATTCGTTACCACTACTCTTGGTGCATCTTTATGGGAAGGAAATAATCCCATCGGATGTCCGGAATACATTACCAATGTCTGTTCATTGGTCATTTCTGACAAATATTTCATTGTCAACAGATACTGTGCCCAATTGGAGAATACAGCTCCATTTCCACCGTAAGTAATCAATTCGTGAGGGTGCTGAGCCACTGCGTAATCCAAATTATTCTGGATCATCAGCATAATTGCTTTCGCCTGCTCAGATTTCCCAGGATAATCTGCAATAGATCTCGCTTTCATTTCATAATCCGGACGGAAACGATACATATAAATTCTTCCGTAGTCTTCTAGTTCCTGCTTAAACTCAGGAATTAGCTCTGCGTGAAATTTTGGATCGAAGTAACGTAAAGCATTCTTTAATGCCAGCTTTTTCTCCTCCTCTCCTAAGATTTCCTTACGCTTTGGAGCATGGTTTATATTCGTCTCGTATAGTTTTGTTTGTGGCAGCTGATTGGGTATCCCCTGCTGTATCTGTTCTTGGAATGTCATATTGCTATTTAAAGTTCTATGTTTAAACAATGTTTGAAGTTTTAAAGATATTCAAATTAT
This genomic interval from Chryseobacterium joostei contains the following:
- a CDS encoding MBL fold metallo-hydrolase; protein product: MEIQKLNWAGIKLVSQNKTILIDAVEDFSYYKPVLGDAVEELLKFSDHIQADYILFTHLHLDHFDKNVIRKCLKKDGKLIVYSGLEPFVRKLIDDVQMIVLNLDETFTDGNITFKPVFAMDGVGEIQSSWIVEDPTTKIFHGGDTIWHNQFWKLGKENPNIDYAFMPVNGVVVNFEVIGLEYSPVPASLNLKEAFTAAHLLHAKKLVPIHYRLFEHEKFYIPQVFDGHDLKNVSEEVGQEYLLLKDGGILIKV
- a CDS encoding NADP-dependent glyceraldehyde-3-phosphate dehydrogenase, which gives rise to MSSVNSASFQDIFKSETEIPEEFKVPEIHQKVYLLNGELVEWKGDTQNIYSPVCIPTENGLERKLLGSIPNIGPDEAMEVLEACVKAYDNGLGEWPTMSVEGRIKCMQKFVYLMIQQRDLVIKLLMWEIGKTLADSTKEFDRTADYINQTIDALKDLDRESSRFQEAEGTIAQIRRAPLGVVLSMGPFNYPLNEIFTTLIPALIMGNTILFKLPKHGVLAHYPLLNAFKEAFPKGTVNTLYGKGSEIITPIMESGKVNVLAFIGSSKVANGLKKLHPKVNRLRAILSLDAKNAAIVTKNANLDVAVSECILGALSFNGQRCTALKLIFVQKEIAGEFTKKLSEAVSALKAGLPWEKDVKVTPLPEVNKPPYLKECIDDALSKGATVLNKDGGYTEESFVFPAVVYPVNSDMKLYHEEQFGPVIPVVPFEDIEEPIDYQVNASHGMQVSIFSEDPHEVAKLIDPFVNLVSRVNINCQAQRGPDVFPFTGRKDSAEGTLSVFDALRSFSIRSLVAAKLTESNKTLLNTIVREHDSNFLSTDYIF
- the tpx gene encoding thiol peroxidase → MFSKIIFSTLFFLSACGFAQNTKTSNTVLMRGTPVRTYSKLPTVNKPAPKFTLTDVDMKEQTLDSYKGKYVILNIFPSVDTGVCSASVHHFNEDAANLPNTVVLCISKDLPFAQKRFCGAEGIKNVVMLSDFRSDFGWNYGVEMIDSPMKGLLSRAVVVIDPSGNIIYEEQVSDISQEPNYEAAINAVKG
- a CDS encoding urocanate hydratase, translating into MTFQEQIQQGIPNQLPQTKLYETNINHAPKRKEILGEEEKKLALKNALRYFDPKFHAELIPEFKQELEDYGRIYMYRFRPDYEMKARSIADYPGKSEQAKAIMLMIQNNLDYAVAQHPHELITYGGNGAVFSNWAQYLLTMKYLSEMTNEQTLVMYSGHPMGLFPSHKDAPRVVVTNGMMIPNYSKPDDWEKFNALGVTQYGQMTAGSYMYIGPQGIVHGTTITVLNAFRKINKEPKGGLFVTSGLGGMSGAQPKAGNIAGCVTVCAEVNPKITKIRHEQKWVNEIHENLDELVKRVREAQQNKETVSLAYLGNIVEVWEKFDQEDLRIDIGSDQTSLHNPWAGGYYPAGQSFEESNAMMAENPELFKEKVQETLRRHAAAINKHTQKGTYFFDYGNAFLLEASRAGADVMSENPTLGREFKYPSYVQDIMGPMCFDYGFGPFRWVCASGNPEDLQKTDNIACTVLEEMIKNSPEEIQQQMKDNIQWIKGAQENKLVVGSQARILYADAEGRMKIAEAFNKAIKNGEIGPVVLGRDHHDVSGTDSPYRETSNIYDGSRFTADMAIHNVIGDSFRGATWVSIHNGGGVGWGEVINGGFGMLLDGSDDADRRLKSMLFWDVNNGISRRSWARNEGAIFAIKRAMEVEPNLKVTLPNLVDENLL
- a CDS encoding Crp/Fnr family transcriptional regulator — its product is MASINKTLFSHLNVEDGDPVWEKFAEVEFSRKNKFSDNKAYLVEDGLVRKYYINSTSEIDTEVCAEFYFPGDIFTVEEKGSDAIYESINKGLAWEITLDEVKEMFIINPQCRFVQNYYLSRKLNAAMKREMLLLKNTPQNLYEYLLENKPHYIQNIPLKYLASYIGITPISLSRIRKRIN